A genomic stretch from Clavelina lepadiformis chromosome 5, kaClaLepa1.1, whole genome shotgun sequence includes:
- the LOC143461141 gene encoding uncharacterized protein LOC143461141 isoform X2 has protein sequence MLLVKLAQFYRIFTCYENLASIGFILCCRKRGRSRKLSRSRQVIENAFEVMASRSRISMYGKIWKCSTTCQEVFYTN, from the exons ATGCTACTGGTAAAGTTAGCGCAATTTTACCGCATCTTTACCTGTTACGAAAACCTCGCCAGCATTGGGTTCATTCTATGTTGTAGAAAAAGAGGAAGATCGAGAAA aTTGTCCAGGTCTCGTCAAGTGATAGAAAACGCGTTTGAAGTCATGGCTTCTCGTTCCCGCATTTCAATGTATGGAAAGATTTGGAAATGCTCCACCACTTGTCAAGAAGTTTTTTATACTAattaa
- the LOC143461141 gene encoding uncharacterized protein LOC143461141 isoform X1, whose product MVYGIVLNAVADSKYYFVIVDIGSYMSYGRQDESKVMENSAKCLNMSILICHCIEEPLPGVSSCRITFVFAGNEAFPSRRNLLRSYPCSNLSHNKIFFLCRLSRSRQVIENAFEVMASRSRISMYGKIWKCSTTCQEVFYTN is encoded by the coding sequence ATGGTTTACGGCATCGTTCTAAATGCGGTTGCTGACTCTAAGTATTACTTTGTTATAGTTGACATCGGTTCCTATATGAGCTATGGTAGACAAGATGAGAGTAAAGTTATGGAAAACTCTGCCAAATGCTTAAATATGTCCATCTTGATCTGTCACTGTATAGAAGAGCCATTACCCGGAGTTTCATCTTGCAGAAtaacttttgtatttgccgGGAACGAGGCATTTCCATCGCGACGCAATTTACTGAGATCTTATCCTTGCAGCAACTTAAgtcacaataaaatattttttctttgtagaTTGTCCAGGTCTCGTCAAGTGATAGAAAACGCGTTTGAAGTCATGGCTTCTCGTTCCCGCATTTCAATGTATGGAAAGATTTGGAAATGCTCCACCACTTGTCAAGAAGTTTTTTATACTAattaa
- the LOC143461142 gene encoding cytochrome P450 4F1-like, giving the protein MVFTLEDLCNTKIVLGIVTIGALYAAYNVYKFISPLIEERKKGLEILKRVAGPRPHWLLGHLDKLEPTQDVILKVTQECATYPKMGQLWFGPIVSYLMLYHPHVVKPLLKLTEPKDNMAYRFIRPWIGDGLLVSSGKKWHRNRHLLTRAFHFDILKQYAKVFNSCIETMLKKWSAIKDGTPVEMFEHVSLMTLDNMLQCAISCKTNCQNVGSDHTYISAVYTLTTIAMKRVFNPLCHNDFIFSLTPNGRKFKKACDYIHEYDEQVINERKSSLKALLKGRNNKNENCLELDEVQLITSLYQKNGKSLDFLDILLLTRDKDGKGLSDREIRDEVDTFLFEGHDTTASGISWAFYCLATYPKYQEKCREEVRKILEDKDHIEWDDLSKMTYLTMFIKEVLRLYPPVFAIARRTENPVTFPRGFAEDQFHVGDKPVDVKHCSYTVQSPYNISVPIVVLHRNETVWNDPQVFDPSRFSVENSASRSPYAYLPFSAGPRNCIGQNFAMGEMKIAIAKVLQSYRLYTDKECPAPVMMPMIVLKSTNGIFIKMAKL; this is encoded by the exons ATGGTATTTACACTAGAAGATTTGTGTAATACTAAAATTGTCCTCGGTATAGTTACTATTGGTGCTCTGTATGCTGCTTATAATGTTTATAAGTTTATTTCACCACTTATTGAAGAAAGGAAAAAAGGATTAGAAATCCTGAAACGTGTCGCTGGTCCCAGACCACATTGGCTTCTTGGACATTTAGATAAG TTGGAACCTACCCAAGATGTCATTTTGAAAGTAACGCAAGAATGTGCAACTTATCCAAAGATGGGACAACTTTGGTTTGGACCGATTGTGTCTTACCTAATGCTCTATCACCCTCATGTTGTGAAGcctcttttaaaactgaccG AACCAAAAGACAATATGGCATATAGGTTTATTCGCCCTTGGATTGGAGATGGGCTTTTGGTTAGTTCTGGAAAGAAATGGCATCGCAACCGTCATTTGCTGACGAGAGCCTTccattttgatattttaaaaca ATATGCAAAAGTCTTTAATTCATGTATAGAAACCATGCTAAAAAAATGGAGCGCAATCAAAGATGGAACTCCTGTGGAGATGTTTGAACACGTCAGTTTAATGACGCTTGATAACATGTTACAATGTGCTATTTCATGCAAAACCAACTGCCAAAATGTTGG ttCAGACCACACATATATCTCCGCTGTATACACCTTGACAACCATTGCAATGAAAAGAGTTTTCAATCCTCTATGTCACAATGActttatattttctttgaCACCAAATGgacgaaaatttaaaaaagcgtGTGATTACATTCATGAATATGATGAACAA gTTATCAATGAAAGAAAGTCATCTTTGAAGGCATTGCTGAAAGGAAGAAACAACAAGAACGAGAACTGCTTGGAACTTGACGAAGTGCAGTTGATAACTTCATTGTATCAGAAAAATGGAAAATCCTTAGATTTTCTGGATATTCTTCTTCTGACAAGG GATAAAGATGGAAAAGGCTTGAGTGACAGAGAAATTCGAGATGAAGTAGACACCTTCCTCTTTGAAGGGCATGACACTACTGCAAGTGGAATATCCTGGGCTTTTTACTGCCTTGCAACATATCCCAAGTACCAGGAAAAATGTCGAGAAGAAGTCCGAAAAATACTGGAAGATAAAGACCACATTGAATG GGATGACTTATCAAAAATGACCTACCTGACTATGTTCATCAAAGAAGTGCTGAGACTTTATCCACCGGTTTTTGCAATTGCTCGACGCACTGAAAACCCAGTTACTTTTCCGCGAGGGTTTGCCGAAGACCAGTTTCACGTTGGAGACAAACCG GTCGACGTTAAACACTGTTCTTACACCGTACAATCACCGTACAATATATCAGTGCCTATCGTGGTACTCCATCGTAATGAGACTGTTTGGAACGACCCGCAG GTATTCGATCCATCCCGATTTTCGGTCGAAAATTCTGCTTCACGCTCTCCATACGCTTACCTACCATTCTCAGCTGGTCCGAG GAATTGCATTGGTCAAAATTTTGCCATGGGTGAAATGAAAATCGCCATTGCAAAGGTTCTACAAAGTTACAGACTTTACACCGACAAAGAATGTCCCGCTCCAGTCATGATGCCTATGATTGTGCTGAAATCAACTAATGGCATTTTTATCAAGATGGCAAAGCTctaa
- the LOC143461146 gene encoding cytochrome P450 4X1-like, with protein MDVVVRILIAICVIALFYFIKLIISLFSMRRKGKVMLEGVDGTESHWLLGHLLERALTEENFLQFAKSTSRYPKLRPFWMGPFKWFLTCIHPDVIRPILESAEPKEDMSYGCLKPWIGDGLLVSSGKKWHRNRHLLTKAFHFDILKGYTKLFNHCAATMLEKWNKKLSENPTEIENDINLMTMDSMLQCIMSHKTNCQVDSNRNEYVAALRSLAELAVRRMHNPIFHNDFMYFHSPSGKKFAKLCKYVHDVDERIIDERRASINAAIQQAETDQFADDESVDGYKKITGKRLDFLDILLLTKDENGNGLSQLEIRNEVDSFSLAGSDTTATSLSWAFYCLALHPDYQEKCREDVKHVIGNKKTVDWEDLGNFKYLVKFIKEVMRLYPPAYGMARTLSQPMNFPRGFGKDQKDLEGIVPDDSCTRTLEAGSSCDINIFAVHRNRSIWKNPDVFDPERFTQENIKTRSPYAYIPFSAGPRNCIGKNFAMAEIKVVLAKALQQFRFSTDSECPKPEFQPLMTLKPKNGIFIKIEKLNE; from the exons ATGGATGTGGTTGTAAGGATTTTAATAGCAATATGTGTAATTGCTctcttttatttcattaaactAATAATATCCCTATTTTCCATGAGGCGAAAAGGGAAAGTTATGCTTGAAGGAGTAGATGGTACCGAGTCTCATTGGTTACTTGGGCATTTGTTGGAA cgTGCTCTCACTGAAGAAAATTTCCTTCAATTTGCCAAAAGTACCAGCCGTTATCCAAAACTGAGACCTTTCTGGATGGGCCCGTTTAAATGGTTCCTTACCTGTATTCATCCGGATGTTATTAGGCCAATACTAGAGAGTGCTG aGCCAAAAGAAGACATGTCCTATGGTTGCTTAAAGCCATGGATTGGTGATGGTCTTTTGGTAAGCAGTGGAAAGAAATGGCACCGGAATCGACACCTTTTGACTAAAGCCTTTCATTTTGACATACTAAAAGG gtatacaaaattgtttaatcaTTGTGCTGCAACAATGCTTGAAAAATGGAATAAGAAACTGTCAGAAAATCCAACTGAAATAGAAAACGATATAAATTTGATGACAATGGACAGCATGTTGCAATGTATTATGTCACATAAGACTAATTGTCAAGTGGATAG TAATCGCAATGAGTACGTTGCTGCATTACGTTCTTTGGCGGAGCTTGCTGTTCGTCGGATGCACAATCCAATATTTCATAATGACTTCATGTATTTCCACTCACCAAGTGGTAAAAAGTTTGCGAAGCTCTGCAAATATGTTCATGATGTTGATGAAAGG ATAATTGATGAAAGAAGAGCTTCAATAAATGCTGCAATTCAACAAGCAGAAACTGACCAATTCGCTGATGATGAAAGTGTTGATggatacaaaaaaattactggAAAGCGACTTGATTTTCTAGACATTCTTTTGCTAACTAAA GATGAAAATGGCAATGGATTAAGTCAATTGGAAATCCGCAATGAAGTTGACTCGTTTTCACTCGCCGGTAGTGACACCACCGCTACTTCATTGTCTTGGGCTTTTTACTGCCTTGCTCTTCATCCTGATTACCAAGAAAAATGCAGAGAAGATGTAAAACATGTCATTGGCAACAAGAAGACAGTTGATTG GGAAGATTTGGGGAATTTTAAATATCTGGTAAAATTTATAAAGGAGGTCATGCGACTATATCCTCCTGCTTATGGCATGGCTCGTACGTTATCGCAGCCCATGAATTTTCCTCGAGGCTTTGGAAAAGACCAGAAAGATTTGGAAGGGATTGTT CCAGATGACAGCTGCACCCGAACCTTGGAGGCAGGTTCATCTTGcgacataaatatttttgctgtCCATCGGAACCGATCAATCTGGAAAAATCCAGAT gtgTTTGATCCTGAGAGATTTACTcaagaaaacattaaaacacgTTCACCCTATGCTTATATTCCATTTTCAGCTGGACCCAG GAACTGCATTGGTAAAAATTTTGCCATGGCCGAGATCAAAGTTGTTCTGGCAAAAGCTTTGCAGCAGTTTCGCTTTTCGACTGACAGTGAATGCCCTAAGCCTGAGTTTCAGCCGTTGATGACTTTGAAACCAAAGAATGGAATCTTCATCAAGATTGAAAAACTTAATGAATGA
- the LOC143461144 gene encoding cytochrome P450 4F6-like isoform X3, translating to MSYGCLKAWIGDGLLVSSGKKWHRNRHLLTKAFHFDILKGYTKLFNHCAATMLEKWNQKLSENPTEIENDISLMTMDSMLQCIMSHKTNCQVDRLPPFIQLFLGCEHSHLLKTVCFKSVGNSFMTNRNEYVAALRSLAELFVSRMYNLLLHSDFMYFNSPSGKKFAKLCKYVHDVDERIIEERRASINAAIQQAECDQLTDDESVDVYKKITGKRLDFLDILLLTKDENGNGLSQLEIRNEVDTFSFAGSDTTASSLSWALYCLALHPDYQEKCREDVKHVIANKKTVDWEDLGNFNYLVKFIKEVMRLYPPAYGMARTLSQPMNFPRGFGKDQKDLEGIVPDDSCSRTLEAGSSCDINIFAVHRNRSIWKNPDVFDPERFTQENIKTRSPYAYIPFSAGPRNCIGKNFAMAEIKVVLAKALQQFRFSTDSECPKPEFQPLMTLKPKNGIFIKIEKLNE from the exons ATGTCATATGGTTGCTTAAAGGCATGGATTGGTGATGGTCTTTTGGTAAGCAGTGGAAAGAAATGGCACCGGAATCGACACCTTTTGACCAAAGCTTTTCATTTTGACATACTAAAAGG GtatacaaaattgtttaatcaTTGTGCTGCAACAATGCTTGAAAAATGGAATCAAAAACTGTCAGAAAATCCAACTGAAATAGAAAACGATATAAGTTTGATGACAATGGACAGCATGTTGCAATGTATTATGTCACATAAGACTAATTGTCAAGTGGATAG GTTGCCACCTTTTATCCAACTTTTTCTTGGTTGCGAACATTCTCACCTCCTCAAAACTGTCTGCTTTAAATCTGTCGGCAactcgtttatgac CAATCGCAATGAGTATGTTGCTGCATTACGTTCTTTGGCGGAACTCTTTGTCAGTCGGATGTACAATCTACTTCTCCACAGTGACTTCATGTATTTTAACTCACCAAGTGGTAAAAAGTTTGCGAAGCTCTGCAAATATGTTCATGATGTTGATGAAAGG ATAATAGAGGAAAGAAGAGCTTCAATAAATGCTGCAATTCAACAAGCAGAATGTGACCAACTTACTGATGATGAAAGTGTTGAtgtatacaaaaaaattactggAAAGCGACTTGATTTTCTAGACATTCTTTTGCTAACTAAA GACGAAAATGGCAATGGATTAAGTCAATTGGAAATCCGCAATGAAGTTGACACGTTTTCATTCGCCGGTAGCGATACCACGGCCAGTTCATTGTCTTGGGCTCTTTACTGCCTTGCTCTTCATCCTGATTACCAAGAAAAATGCAGGGAAGATGTAAAACATGTCATTGCCAACAAGAAGACAGTTGATTG GGAAGATTTGGGGAATTTTAATTATCTGGTAAAATTTATAAAGGAGGTCATGCGACTGTATCCTCCTGCTTATGGCATGGCTCGTACGTTATCGCAGCCCATGAATTTTCCTCGAGGCTTTGGAAAAGACCAGAAAGATTTGGAAGGGATTGTT CCAGACGACAGCTGCAGCCGAACCTTGGAGGCAGGTTCATCTTGcgacataaatatttttgctgtCCATCGGAACCGATCAATCTGGAAAAATCCAGAT gtgTTTGATCCTGAAAGGTTTACCcaagaaaacattaaaacacgTTCACCCTATGCTTATATTCCATTTTCAGCTGGACCCAG GAACTGCATTGGTAAAAATTTTGCCATGGCCGAGATCAAAGTTGTTCTGGCAAAAGCTTTGCAGCAGTTTCGCTTTTCGACTGACAGTGAATGCCCTAAGCCTGAGTTTCAGCCGTTGATGACTTTGAAACCAAAGAATGGAATCTTCATCAAGATTGAAAAACTTAATGAATGA